A stretch of Argiope bruennichi chromosome 10, qqArgBrue1.1, whole genome shotgun sequence DNA encodes these proteins:
- the LOC129988885 gene encoding uncharacterized protein LOC129988885, which translates to MMMELMYPSYIDLDKAENIVKYSFVVHKSVTCLDLSVCEYSVFKGRRQGHPLRIDKTFPPLIDWSNNFISTEEDCRKSLTVERQLLYAHHLDSSIKLEHSLRNVQSCQKREYYSPSMFLSQLDTDYELYEDSLSEMIIETLKTSNQKVNCVRKVSKIMKKLVCLKKNFTIISLCLDILYEHCSDSNVVNDFLTAFNFQAWIVNIDRPKLLQYLLHHANQAGHNVLVTDVHKLINRCVTNHLFRNSTVLLKYYDAPGFSDSMYEDVIHHIAKRRPSLNDDVLTCPVKEGWLCKKRNFLMLQILDIFFHGPTPSSKTALSQIWKSIPDAFISQEELSRAYNKVVSPIDIEEIYAFYSSVIEEEKIYDFDDIEEDIQSCTPRSLKQTCRTTIRKSLSDNKQLPQGIQMLHLPRQLQSFLKLEI; encoded by the exons ATGATGATGGAATTGATGTATCCCTCCTACATCGACTTAGACAAGGCAGAAAATATAGTCAAGTACAGTTTTGTAGTCCACAAGTCAGTCACCTGCCTAGATCTCAGTGTCTGCGAATATTCAGTGTTCAAAGGCAGAAGGCAAGGTCATCCATTGAGGATTGATAAAACTTTCCCGCCTTTAATTGATTGGTCGAACAATTTCATCTCTACTGAGGAGGATTGCCGGAAGAGTTTGACGGTCGAAAGGCAACTATTGTATGCTCATCATTTAGATTCTTCTATTAAACTAGAACACAGTTTGCGCAATGTTCAGAGCTGTCAGAAACGAGAATATTACTCACCTAGTATGTTTTTGTCACAACTGGACACCGATTATGAACTGTACGAAGACAGTCTGAGCGAGATGATCATAGAGACCTTAAAAACGTCAAATCAGAAGGTAAACTGCGTCAGAAAAGTGTCGAAGATCATGAAAAAATTAGTTTGCTTGAAAAAGAACTTTACCATCATTTCTTTGTGTTTGGACATTTTGTACGAGCATTGCAGCGATTCAAATGTTGTGAATGACTTTTTAACAGCGTTCAACTTCCAGGCTTGGATTGTGAACATCGACCGGCCAAAGCTGTTACAATATCTCTTGCACCATGCAAATCAGGCTGGGCACAATGTTTTGGTAACTGATGTACATAAACTGATAAATCGTTGTGTTACCAACCACCTGTTTCGCAATAGTACGGTACTCCTCAAGTATTATGATGCCCCCGGATTTTCTGATTCCATGTATGAAGATGTTATACACCATATAGCAAAACGAAG GCCTTCACTCAATGATGACGTATTAACATGCCCCGTGAAAGAAGGCTGGCTgtgcaagaaaagaaattttctgatgCTCCAAATTTTGGACATTTTCTTCCACGGTCCCACTCCCAGTTCCAAAACAGCTTTAAGTCAAATATGGAAATCCATACCTGACGCTTTCATCAGTCAGGAGGAACTGTCTCGGGCCTACAACAAAGTTGTCAGTCCAATAGATATTGAAGAAATCTACGCGTTCTACAGCAGCGTCATAGAAGAGGAGAAGATCTACGATTTCGACGATATCGAGGAGGACATTCAATCCTGTACGCCTCGATCTCTAAAGCAAA